Proteins encoded in a region of the Puniceibacterium sp. IMCC21224 genome:
- the dapE gene encoding succinyl-diaminopimelate desuccinylase, producing the protein MTTDPVALTAALIKCPSVTPEDGGALNLLETLLSDAGFICTRVERGGIGNLFARWGDKAHARSFGFNGHTDVVPLGDPADWTMPPFGAEIKSGIMYGRGATDMKSGVAAFAAAAVDFVRDTPPDGAVILAITGDEEGDATDGTVALLDWMTHQGEQMAVCLVGEPTCPDHMGQMIKIGRRGSMNAHFTVTGQQGHSAYPHRACNPMPAMARLMDRLSSHVLDEGTAHFDASTLAVVTIDTGNPATNVIPAQTRATLNIRFNDHHSGASLSDWLIAESAAIDADFGTSTEVQIKISGESFVTPPGPLSDLVARSVEAETGVVPELSTTGGTSDARFVKDHCPVVEFGLVGKTMHQIDERVEVAQIRQLKSIYTRILRDYFA; encoded by the coding sequence ATGACCACCGATCCCGTCGCCTTGACCGCCGCCCTGATTAAATGCCCCTCGGTCACCCCCGAGGACGGTGGCGCGCTAAACCTGCTGGAAACCCTGCTTTCGGATGCAGGGTTTATCTGCACACGGGTTGAGCGTGGCGGGATCGGCAACCTTTTTGCGCGTTGGGGCGACAAGGCACACGCGCGCAGTTTCGGCTTTAACGGGCACACGGATGTGGTGCCGTTGGGGGATCCGGCGGACTGGACCATGCCGCCGTTTGGTGCCGAAATAAAGAGTGGGATAATGTATGGCCGCGGCGCAACCGACATGAAATCCGGCGTCGCCGCCTTTGCCGCAGCCGCTGTGGATTTTGTGCGCGACACCCCGCCGGACGGGGCCGTAATCCTGGCGATCACTGGTGATGAAGAGGGCGACGCCACCGACGGCACCGTTGCGCTGCTGGACTGGATGACGCACCAGGGCGAACAGATGGCTGTCTGTCTGGTGGGCGAACCGACCTGCCCCGACCATATGGGCCAAATGATAAAGATCGGGCGCCGCGGGTCGATGAACGCGCATTTTACCGTGACCGGCCAGCAAGGCCATTCCGCCTATCCGCACCGCGCCTGCAATCCGATGCCTGCCATGGCGCGGCTGATGGACCGGTTGTCGTCGCATGTTCTTGACGAAGGCACAGCGCATTTCGACGCCTCAACCCTGGCGGTTGTGACCATCGACACCGGCAATCCGGCAACCAACGTGATCCCGGCCCAGACCCGAGCCACGCTCAACATCCGGTTCAACGATCACCACTCTGGCGCGTCCCTGTCTGACTGGCTGATCGCCGAATCCGCCGCCATCGACGCCGATTTTGGCACCTCAACCGAGGTGCAGATCAAGATTTCCGGCGAAAGTTTCGTCACGCCGCCAGGGCCGCTGTCGGATCTGGTTGCCCGTTCAGTCGAGGCGGAAACCGGCGTTGTGCCAGAGCTGTCGACGACCGGCGGCACGTCCGACGCACGGTTTGTCAAGGATCACTGCCCGGTGGTTGAATTTGGCCTTGTCGGCAAGACGATGCATCAGATCGACGAGCGGGTCGAAGTGGCGCAGATCCGCCAGCTCAAATCAATCTATACCCGCATTTTGCGCGACTATTTTGCCTGA
- the dapD gene encoding 2,3,4,5-tetrahydropyridine-2,6-dicarboxylate N-succinyltransferase has protein sequence MSNAALETAIEAAWEARETITPDTKGETRDAIETTLNALDSGTLRVAERQDSGDWHVNQWAKKAVLLGFRIKDMEPQSGGPQGGGWWDKVDSKFMGWKKKDWKKAGFRAVPNCVVRKSAYIAPGVVLMPSFVNLGAYVDSGTMVDAWATVGSCAQIGKNVHLSGGVGIGGVLEPMQAGPTIIEDNCFIGARSEVVEGCIIREGSVLGMGVYIGQSTKIIDRETGDVTYGEVPPYSVVVSGSMPSKNNVNLYCAVIVKRVDAKTRSKTGINELLRD, from the coding sequence ATGTCCAACGCCGCACTCGAAACCGCCATCGAAGCCGCCTGGGAGGCCCGCGAAACCATCACCCCCGACACCAAGGGCGAAACCCGCGACGCCATCGAAACAACGCTGAACGCGCTCGACAGCGGCACCCTGCGGGTGGCCGAACGGCAGGACAGCGGCGACTGGCACGTCAACCAATGGGCGAAAAAAGCCGTTCTTCTGGGCTTTCGGATCAAGGACATGGAGCCCCAGTCCGGCGGCCCGCAGGGCGGCGGCTGGTGGGACAAGGTCGACAGCAAATTTATGGGCTGGAAAAAGAAAGACTGGAAAAAGGCCGGGTTCCGCGCCGTTCCCAACTGCGTTGTCCGCAAGTCGGCCTATATCGCCCCCGGCGTGGTGCTGATGCCATCCTTTGTGAACCTTGGCGCCTATGTCGACAGCGGCACCATGGTGGATGCCTGGGCCACCGTCGGATCCTGCGCGCAGATCGGCAAGAACGTCCACCTGTCCGGCGGCGTCGGCATCGGCGGCGTGCTGGAACCAATGCAGGCCGGCCCGACGATCATTGAGGATAACTGCTTTATCGGTGCGCGTTCCGAAGTGGTCGAAGGCTGTATCATCCGCGAAGGATCGGTGCTGGGTATGGGCGTCTATATTGGCCAGTCGACCAAGATCATCGACCGTGAAACCGGTGACGTGACCTACGGAGAAGTACCGCCCTACTCCGTTGTTGTGTCCGGTTCGATGCCGTCCAAGAACAACGTGAACCTCTATTGCGCGGTGATCGTCAAACGGGTCGATGCCAAGACCCGTTCGAAAACCGGCATCAACGAATTGCTGCGGGACTGA
- a CDS encoding threonine/serine dehydratase, which produces MDWTTDISAATARIAGHVLRTPVLTSSALTGTPVAFKLEHLQHTGSFKARGAFNTLLSSPVPAAGVAAASGGNHGAAVAYAARALGHAATIFVPELAGPAKIALIERTGATLHVMPGEYANALNAAQEFAAQTGALQIHAYDAAATVAGQGSCFAEWDDQGLDADTVLIAVGGGGLISGALAWWQGRRRVIAIESEGTPTLHAALGAGAPTDVAVSGIAANALGARRIGDICFGLASARGTPTLLVSDAAISDAQRRLWQAHRLLVEPAGATALAALTSGAYQPAAGEKVAVLLCGGNIAPDPLG; this is translated from the coding sequence ATGGACTGGACGACCGACATATCAGCCGCGACTGCCCGCATTGCGGGCCATGTGCTGCGCACGCCCGTCCTGACCAGCAGCGCCCTGACAGGCACGCCGGTGGCATTCAAGCTCGAACACCTTCAGCACACCGGCAGTTTCAAGGCGCGCGGGGCGTTCAATACGCTGCTCTCTTCTCCGGTCCCGGCGGCGGGGGTCGCGGCTGCCTCTGGCGGCAACCATGGTGCGGCGGTGGCCTATGCCGCACGCGCACTGGGCCACGCCGCGACAATATTCGTGCCCGAACTGGCCGGTCCCGCCAAGATCGCATTGATCGAACGCACGGGCGCCACATTGCATGTAATGCCGGGGGAATATGCCAATGCGCTGAACGCGGCGCAGGAATTTGCCGCACAAACCGGCGCGCTACAGATCCACGCCTATGACGCAGCCGCGACGGTTGCGGGACAGGGCAGTTGCTTTGCCGAGTGGGACGATCAGGGGCTGGATGCCGACACCGTGCTGATTGCCGTCGGCGGCGGTGGTCTGATATCCGGTGCTCTGGCCTGGTGGCAGGGGCGGCGCAGGGTGATCGCGATCGAGTCCGAGGGCACACCGACCCTGCACGCAGCCCTGGGTGCTGGCGCGCCGACCGATGTTGCAGTGTCCGGCATCGCGGCAAACGCACTGGGCGCACGGCGCATAGGCGACATCTGTTTTGGCCTCGCCTCGGCGCGGGGCACGCCGACCCTGCTGGTCAGCGACGCCGCAATTTCTGACGCCCAGCGCAGATTGTGGCAGGCCCACCGCCTGCTGGTTGAACCGGCGGGCGCCACGGCCCTCGCGGCGCTCACATCGGGCGCCTATCAGCCCGCAGCGGGGGAAAAAGTGGCAGTCCTGTTGTGTGGCGGCAATATCGCCCCGGATCCGCTGGGCTAG
- a CDS encoding TIGR00730 family Rossman fold protein, whose protein sequence is MTDHRRSPFRDARLDRVAAGHVPDTPQTQAPTYRLAFADEDFLGHEALRPVRLQLELMKPELALDAHGIESTVVMFGGARIPAPEDKASARTQTLADLSRFYDEARLFAQQMTRKSQETGGHEFVIVTGGGPGVMEAGNRGAVDAGGVSIGLNIVLPHEQAPNAYVTPDLCFNFHYFAIRKMHFLMRARAICVFPGGFGTLDEMFEALTLIQTGRMKRVPFLLFGRDFWEKIINWDALADAGTISAEDLDLFRFVETAAEAGAIIENWEPEGRREGLPGR, encoded by the coding sequence ATGACAGACCACCGCCGCAGCCCGTTCCGCGATGCCCGCCTTGACCGCGTCGCCGCAGGCCACGTGCCAGATACGCCACAAACCCAGGCGCCAACCTATCGTCTGGCCTTTGCGGACGAGGATTTTCTTGGCCATGAGGCGCTTCGCCCGGTACGGCTGCAACTGGAGCTGATGAAGCCGGAATTGGCGCTGGACGCGCATGGCATTGAATCGACGGTTGTGATGTTTGGCGGCGCGCGTATTCCCGCGCCCGAGGACAAGGCCAGTGCGCGAACCCAAACGCTGGCCGATCTGTCGCGGTTCTACGACGAAGCGCGGCTGTTTGCGCAGCAGATGACCCGCAAATCCCAAGAGACCGGCGGCCACGAATTCGTCATCGTGACGGGTGGCGGACCGGGGGTCATGGAGGCCGGAAACCGCGGCGCCGTGGACGCAGGCGGCGTGTCAATCGGTCTGAACATCGTGCTGCCGCACGAGCAGGCACCCAACGCCTATGTCACGCCGGACCTGTGCTTTAACTTCCACTATTTCGCGATTCGCAAGATGCATTTCCTGATGCGGGCGCGGGCGATATGTGTGTTTCCTGGTGGTTTCGGCACTCTGGACGAAATGTTTGAGGCGCTGACCCTGATCCAGACCGGGCGGATGAAGCGGGTGCCATTCCTGCTGTTCGGCCGCGACTTTTGGGAAAAGATCATCAACTGGGATGCGCTGGCCGATGCCGGCACCATCAGCGCCGAGGATCTGGATCTGTTCCGCTTTGTCGAAACTGCAGCCGAAGCCGGTGCGATCATTGAAAATTGGGAACCTGAGGGGCGTCGCGAGGGGCTGCCGGGGCGCTAG
- a CDS encoding nucleoside-diphosphate sugar epimerase/dehydratase, whose protein sequence is MLYTIATSLTRAQKQYFFMFIDVVMIFAAFLSALLLNSSVAVEVDVLWQIAPLVVIMSLLGLPISSYLGLPRTKLNAYEMRGVWATALYSIAVSVIGAAFNGLFSPRLPVEVFLIFSVMFLVYGGAWRVGLRQFVLNVYRHGQSRMRVLIYGAGQTGQQLVAALRSDDAIRPIAFVDDNPTLQSLMIAGLPVHAPSKIKDLIADKLIDRVVLAMPSISQSKQSRIAHRLREIGCEVHALPSFAELVGEGELRKRVSPVSLDDLLGRNRLEAELPGVSHAYSGRRILITGAGGSIGSELCRQLIACKPQCIVLLDHSELALYNIDKELRELASTLHIVPILGTVLDDAKMRELLASYDIDVVLHAAAYKHLPLVECNPIAGLSNNVIGTKVLADASRDAGVERFILVSSDKAVRPTNVMGASKRLAELVVQDMATRSSGTRFSMVRFGNVLGSSGSVIPLFEEQIGRGGPVTLTHGAVTRYFMTISEAARLVLLAGSFARGGDVFVLDMGDPVPIAKLARQMIEGAGHSVRDAQNPDGDIEIQITGLRRGEKLHEELLISPDMLTTPHNKILRAQESYLSEIEMANALKELRRSILNLDEDAAKAVIARWVERSLEGEQAEALI, encoded by the coding sequence ATGCTTTATACGATCGCGACATCACTGACGCGGGCTCAGAAACAGTATTTCTTCATGTTTATTGACGTGGTGATGATTTTCGCCGCCTTTCTGTCCGCTTTGCTGCTCAATTCCTCTGTCGCCGTCGAAGTAGACGTATTGTGGCAGATCGCCCCTCTTGTTGTCATCATGTCGCTGCTCGGGCTGCCAATTTCCAGCTACCTCGGGCTGCCCAGAACCAAGCTCAACGCTTACGAGATGCGGGGCGTTTGGGCGACGGCGCTCTATTCCATCGCGGTCAGCGTGATTGGTGCGGCGTTCAACGGGCTGTTTTCGCCGCGCCTTCCGGTCGAGGTGTTTCTGATCTTCAGCGTGATGTTTCTGGTCTATGGCGGCGCGTGGCGCGTCGGACTGCGCCAGTTCGTGCTCAACGTCTATCGCCACGGCCAAAGCCGAATGCGTGTCCTGATTTACGGCGCGGGCCAGACCGGGCAACAGTTGGTCGCTGCACTGCGCAGTGACGATGCAATTCGTCCGATCGCGTTTGTCGACGACAACCCAACACTTCAAAGCCTGATGATCGCCGGTCTGCCGGTTCATGCACCGTCCAAGATCAAGGATCTGATCGCGGACAAACTGATCGACCGCGTCGTGCTGGCCATGCCATCAATCAGCCAGTCCAAACAATCGCGTATCGCCCATCGCCTGCGCGAGATCGGCTGCGAGGTTCACGCCCTGCCCTCCTTTGCTGAACTTGTCGGCGAAGGCGAGCTGCGCAAGCGGGTCTCTCCTGTTTCACTCGACGATCTGCTGGGCCGCAACCGGCTCGAGGCGGAATTGCCTGGCGTCAGCCACGCCTATTCCGGTCGCCGTATCCTGATCACCGGGGCCGGCGGGTCCATTGGGTCTGAGCTTTGCCGTCAGCTGATCGCCTGCAAGCCGCAGTGCATTGTGCTGCTCGACCATTCCGAACTGGCACTTTACAACATCGACAAAGAACTGCGTGAACTGGCTTCTACCCTGCATATCGTGCCGATCCTTGGCACCGTGCTAGATGATGCAAAGATGCGCGAGCTGCTGGCGTCCTACGACATAGACGTGGTTCTGCATGCCGCCGCCTACAAGCATCTGCCGCTGGTCGAATGCAACCCGATTGCCGGCCTTAGCAACAACGTCATCGGAACCAAAGTTCTGGCCGATGCCTCGCGTGACGCCGGGGTCGAACGCTTTATTCTGGTGTCGTCTGACAAGGCCGTGCGCCCGACCAACGTCATGGGCGCGTCCAAGCGTCTGGCCGAACTCGTGGTGCAGGATATGGCGACACGGTCGTCGGGCACCCGTTTTTCCATGGTGCGTTTTGGCAATGTGCTTGGCTCTTCGGGGTCCGTCATTCCCCTGTTCGAAGAGCAGATCGGTCGCGGCGGTCCTGTGACCCTGACCCACGGCGCTGTGACCCGGTATTTCATGACCATTTCCGAAGCGGCGCGGCTGGTGCTGTTGGCCGGATCTTTTGCCCGTGGCGGCGATGTCTTTGTGCTTGATATGGGTGACCCGGTGCCAATCGCCAAACTGGCGCGCCAGATGATCGAAGGTGCCGGTCACTCGGTTCGTGATGCCCAAAACCCCGATGGCGACATCGAGATCCAGATCACCGGCCTGCGCCGCGGCGAGAAACTGCACGAAGAGCTGTTGATTTCACCCGACATGCTGACCACCCCGCACAACAAGATCCTGCGCGCTCAGGAAAGCTATTTGTCCGAGATCGAGATGGCCAACGCCCTCAAGGAACTGCGCCGTTCCATCCTGAATCTGGATGAAGACGCCGCCAAGGCTGTGATCGCCCGCTGGGTCGAACGTAGCCTCGAGGGTGAGCAGGCAGAGGCGCTCATCTGA
- a CDS encoding aspartate-semialdehyde dehydrogenase, which produces MGYKVVVAGATGNVGREMLNILAEREFPVDEIVALASRKSLGTEVSFGDKTLKTKDLDTFDFAGWDMALFAIGSDATKIYAPRAAKAGCVVIDNSSLYRYDPDVPLIVPEVNADAIMGYSKKNIIANPNCSTAQMVVALKPLHDRATIKRVVVSTYQSVSGAGKSGLDELWDQTKSIYNPTDSKPPRTFTKQIAFNVIPHIDVFLDDGSTKEEWKMVAETKKIIDTKIKVTATCVRVPVFVGHSEAINIEFEEFLDEDEARDILREAPGVMVIDKREDGGYITPVECVGDFATFISRIRQDSTIDNGLNLWCVSDNLRKGAALNAVQIAEVLGQRVLKKG; this is translated from the coding sequence ATGGGCTACAAAGTAGTTGTCGCAGGGGCCACGGGTAACGTTGGCCGCGAAATGTTGAACATCCTCGCCGAGCGCGAGTTCCCGGTGGACGAAATCGTCGCACTGGCGAGCCGCAAGTCACTGGGCACTGAGGTTAGCTTTGGCGACAAGACACTCAAGACCAAGGATCTGGACACCTTTGATTTTGCTGGCTGGGACATGGCGCTGTTTGCCATTGGGTCCGACGCGACCAAGATCTATGCCCCGAGGGCAGCCAAGGCCGGTTGCGTGGTGATCGACAATTCGTCACTCTACCGCTACGATCCTGACGTGCCGCTGATCGTGCCCGAGGTGAACGCCGACGCGATCATGGGCTATTCCAAAAAGAACATCATCGCCAATCCCAACTGTTCGACCGCGCAGATGGTTGTCGCGCTCAAACCGCTGCACGACCGCGCCACGATAAAGCGGGTTGTGGTGTCGACCTACCAATCGGTGTCGGGCGCGGGCAAGTCCGGGCTGGACGAGTTGTGGGACCAGACCAAGTCGATCTACAACCCGACCGACAGCAAGCCGCCCCGGACCTTTACCAAGCAAATCGCGTTCAACGTGATCCCGCATATTGATGTCTTTCTGGACGACGGATCGACTAAAGAAGAATGGAAGATGGTCGCCGAGACGAAAAAGATCATCGACACCAAGATCAAGGTTACGGCGACATGCGTTCGGGTTCCGGTCTTTGTCGGCCATTCGGAAGCAATCAATATTGAGTTCGAAGAGTTCCTGGACGAGGACGAGGCTCGCGACATCCTGCGCGAGGCGCCGGGGGTTATGGTTATCGACAAGCGTGAGGACGGTGGATACATCACGCCCGTCGAATGCGTCGGAGATTTTGCCACCTTTATCAGCCGTATCCGTCAGGATAGTACGATCGACAACGGGCTGAACCTGTGGTGCGTGTCGGACAACCTGCGCAAGGGCGCCGCCCTGAACGCGGTACAGATCGCCGAAGTGCTGGGCCAGCGGGTCCTGAAAAAAGGCTGA
- a CDS encoding carbonic anhydrase yields MKAAKPLPAYLVQRYQGWKATTYADNASWYRRLATEGQRPRAMVISCCDSRVHVTSIFGADSGEFFIHRNIANLVPGYEPDGAQHGTSAAVEYAVVALKVVHLIVLGHSNCGGVAGCLDMCSGHAPHLEETSSFVGRWMDILRPGYERVKDEPDDALRARKLEKEAVLVSLENLMTFPFVREAVERDELTLHGLWTEIGAGGLEWYDPRTTAFVPVADRAAGGL; encoded by the coding sequence ATGAAGGCTGCCAAACCCCTGCCTGCCTACCTGGTCCAGCGCTATCAGGGCTGGAAGGCGACAACCTATGCCGACAACGCCTCGTGGTATCGCCGCCTTGCAACCGAAGGCCAGCGCCCGCGCGCGATGGTGATTTCGTGCTGCGACAGTCGGGTGCATGTCACGTCGATCTTTGGCGCGGATTCGGGCGAATTCTTTATCCACCGCAACATTGCCAATCTCGTCCCTGGGTATGAGCCGGACGGCGCGCAGCACGGCACCTCGGCGGCGGTGGAATATGCCGTGGTTGCGCTCAAGGTGGTGCATCTGATCGTGCTGGGTCACTCCAACTGTGGTGGCGTCGCCGGATGCCTTGATATGTGTTCCGGCCACGCCCCGCATCTTGAGGAAACGTCAAGCTTTGTGGGACGCTGGATGGACATCCTGCGGCCGGGCTACGAACGGGTCAAGGATGAACCGGATGATGCCCTGCGCGCCCGCAAGCTGGAAAAAGAGGCGGTTCTGGTGTCGCTTGAAAACCTCATGACCTTTCCATTTGTCCGCGAGGCCGTCGAAAGGGACGAACTGACGCTGCATGGTCTGTGGACCGAGATCGGCGCCGGCGGGCTGGAATGGTATGATCCCAGAACAACAGCATTTGTTCCTGTCGCGGACCGGGCGGCCGGCGGTCTTTAG
- a CDS encoding M17 family metallopeptidase: MPFSFASADAGSLPVHVLSPDDVAPWAAQQGDVTRNWVGASGFNGAIGTALMLPDADGTPQGALIGYGTPSQRRRVRFVLAGAVPNLAPGLYHIASGLPAEDVATEALGWLLSTYGFSRYHDQSPKVPQLVAPDGIDATRTEVLAASEALTRDLINTPASDMGPADLDAAARALADEFDADIRVIIGAELLAQNFPMIHAVGRAAEQEPRLIDMRWGTVGPTLTLVGKGVCFDTGGLNLKPGASMGLMKKDMGGAANVLGLARMIMALALPLRLRVLIPAVENAVSGNSFRPQDILTSRKGLTVEINNTDAEGRLVLADALALADEEMPDLIISMATLTGAARVAVGPDLAPYFTDDDAVAATLGQAGAKMADPVWRLPFWEPYETMIEPGIADLDNAPAGGFGGAITAALFLRRFVEATPRYVHFDIYGWQPQPAPGRTKGGFGQGPRAILDALPNLLNL, translated from the coding sequence ATGCCGTTTTCCTTTGCCTCTGCCGACGCGGGGTCTTTGCCAGTTCATGTACTTAGCCCGGATGATGTCGCCCCATGGGCGGCACAGCAGGGCGATGTCACGCGCAATTGGGTCGGGGCAAGCGGTTTTAACGGTGCCATCGGCACGGCGCTGATGCTGCCCGACGCTGACGGTACGCCACAGGGCGCGCTGATTGGCTATGGCACGCCGTCTCAACGTCGCAGGGTGCGATTCGTACTGGCGGGCGCGGTGCCAAATCTGGCGCCGGGCCTCTATCACATTGCGAGCGGTCTGCCCGCTGAGGATGTCGCGACCGAGGCGTTGGGCTGGTTGTTGTCGACCTACGGCTTTTCGCGTTACCATGATCAAAGCCCGAAGGTGCCGCAGCTTGTGGCGCCCGATGGCATTGATGCCACACGGACCGAAGTTCTGGCGGCATCCGAGGCGCTGACCCGTGACCTGATCAACACGCCTGCCTCGGATATGGGGCCGGCGGACCTTGATGCCGCAGCGCGGGCCTTGGCCGATGAATTTGATGCCGATATCCGGGTCATCATTGGTGCCGAGTTGTTGGCGCAGAATTTTCCGATGATCCACGCCGTGGGCCGCGCGGCCGAGCAAGAGCCGCGGCTAATCGACATGCGTTGGGGTACCGTCGGCCCGACATTGACGCTGGTGGGCAAGGGCGTGTGTTTTGACACCGGGGGGTTAAACCTGAAACCCGGTGCGTCGATGGGGTTGATGAAAAAGGACATGGGGGGGGCAGCCAACGTGCTGGGCCTTGCGCGGATGATCATGGCGCTGGCTCTGCCGCTGCGGTTGCGCGTGCTGATCCCGGCAGTCGAAAACGCGGTCAGCGGCAACAGTTTCCGCCCGCAGGACATTCTGACCTCGCGCAAGGGGCTGACGGTTGAAATCAACAACACCGACGCGGAGGGGCGGCTGGTGCTGGCCGACGCTCTGGCGCTGGCAGACGAGGAAATGCCTGACCTCATCATTTCGATGGCCACGTTGACTGGTGCCGCGCGGGTCGCGGTGGGGCCGGATCTGGCCCCATATTTCACCGATGACGATGCCGTCGCCGCAACGCTAGGACAGGCCGGCGCCAAAATGGCTGACCCGGTCTGGCGCCTGCCATTCTGGGAGCCGTACGAGACGATGATCGAACCGGGGATCGCTGATCTGGACAATGCGCCGGCCGGCGGCTTTGGTGGGGCGATCACGGCGGCACTGTTCCTACGCCGGTTTGTCGAAGCGACCCCAAGATATGTGCATTTCGACATCTACGGCTGGCAACCACAGCCCGCACCGGGGCGCACAAAGGGTGGATTTGGGCAAGGTCCGCGCGCCATTCTGGACGCACTGCCGAACCTTTTGAACCTGTGA
- a CDS encoding NlpC/P60 family protein → MADRRLMPTNGRVAHVSLMGELAAEQFTDGTERCVARDMVWLWSAPDGNRERTLLFGERFCVLEVRQEFAFGFVPYNGYVGYLRAQALDDLPAPTHVVSARLTSSLDQPDFKRFTDLAELSLGAQLHVDDVGGRFARYATPSGARYVPALHLRPVGLPETDPVAVAERLLGTPYVWGGNSARGIDCSGLVQAGLRACGQTCPGDSDLQERALGVTMSPGTPYQRGDLLFWKGHVAWVADPVTLLHANAHSMSVAFEPLQSAIDRIAKSDGPVIRHARIEPQGSPP, encoded by the coding sequence ATGGCGGACCGCCGTCTGATGCCGACAAACGGCCGGGTGGCGCATGTCTCGCTGATGGGCGAGCTCGCGGCGGAGCAGTTCACTGACGGCACCGAACGCTGCGTCGCACGGGACATGGTCTGGTTGTGGTCTGCGCCCGACGGCAATCGCGAGCGTACTCTGCTGTTTGGCGAACGGTTTTGCGTGCTTGAGGTGCGGCAGGAATTCGCCTTTGGTTTTGTTCCCTACAATGGCTATGTCGGATACCTAAGGGCGCAGGCCCTCGATGATCTGCCCGCGCCGACGCATGTTGTGAGCGCGCGACTGACCAGCAGTCTGGATCAGCCGGATTTCAAACGATTCACCGACCTGGCAGAGCTGTCTTTGGGCGCGCAGCTGCATGTTGATGATGTCGGCGGCCGGTTCGCGCGCTATGCCACTCCGAGCGGGGCACGGTATGTGCCTGCTTTGCATCTGCGCCCCGTCGGCTTGCCCGAAACCGACCCGGTCGCGGTTGCAGAACGGCTGCTGGGCACGCCGTATGTCTGGGGTGGGAATTCAGCGCGCGGGATTGACTGTTCGGGGTTGGTTCAGGCAGGCTTGCGCGCCTGCGGTCAAACCTGCCCCGGCGACAGTGACTTGCAAGAGCGTGCGCTGGGCGTCACGATGTCGCCCGGCACGCCATATCAGCGCGGTGACCTGCTGTTCTGGAAGGGGCATGTCGCCTGGGTCGCTGACCCGGTGACGCTGCTGCACGCCAACGCCCATAGCATGAGCGTCGCATTCGAGCCGCTGCAATCTGCCATTGACCGTATCGCCAAAAGCGACGGCCCTGTTATACGCCACGCCAGAATAGAACCGCAAGGAAGCCCGCCATGA
- the speB gene encoding agmatinase, translating to MTTDPFFHPISGFDLPRFAGIPTFMRLPYVPPGHARFEEVQVGVVGVPWDSGTTNRPGPRHAPRQLRDASTMIRAQHGVSGVRPFEMVRCADVGDVGPNPADIQDSMTRITAFYDGLRAAGIMPLTAGGDHLSSLPILRSLGRDAPLGMVHFDSHTDLFHSYFGGTMYTHGTPFRRAIEEGLLDPKRVVMIGIRGSAYDTEDRDFAAANGIRIVPIEEFHARGPEDVMAEAREIVGTEPTYVSYDIDFVDPTFAPGTGTPEVGGPNSYQALQVVRALEGLNIVGADMVEVSPPFDTSGGTAFLGVTVMFELLCVMAPMIAVR from the coding sequence ATGACCACCGATCCGTTCTTTCACCCCATCTCGGGGTTTGACCTGCCGCGGTTTGCCGGCATTCCGACCTTTATGCGCTTGCCTTATGTGCCGCCCGGCCACGCCCGGTTCGAAGAGGTGCAGGTGGGCGTGGTCGGCGTGCCCTGGGACAGCGGCACCACCAACCGTCCCGGCCCGCGCCATGCGCCGCGTCAGTTGCGCGATGCCTCGACCATGATCCGGGCGCAGCACGGCGTCAGCGGCGTGCGCCCGTTTGAGATGGTGCGCTGCGCCGATGTTGGGGATGTCGGACCAAATCCGGCGGATATTCAGGACAGCATGACCCGGATTACCGCGTTTTATGATGGGTTGCGGGCGGCGGGCATCATGCCCCTCACTGCGGGCGGCGATCACCTGTCGTCGCTGCCAATCTTGCGGTCATTGGGTCGCGATGCGCCGCTGGGTATGGTGCATTTCGACAGCCATACCGACCTGTTCCATTCCTATTTCGGTGGCACGATGTACACCCATGGCACACCGTTCCGCCGTGCAATCGAAGAGGGGCTGTTGGACCCGAAACGTGTGGTGATGATCGGCATTCGCGGCTCGGCTTATGACACCGAAGACCGTGATTTTGCCGCCGCCAACGGCATTCGTATCGTCCCGATCGAAGAATTCCACGCCCGCGGCCCCGAAGATGTCATGGCCGAGGCACGCGAGATTGTCGGCACCGAACCGACTTATGTCAGCTATGACATCGACTTTGTCGATCCGACTTTTGCGCCCGGCACCGGCACACCCGAAGTGGGCGGCCCGAATTCCTATCAGGCCTTGCAGGTGGTGCGGGCGCTTGAGGGGCTGAATATCGTCGGTGCGGACATGGTCGAAGTGTCACCGCCGTTTGATACCTCGGGCGGAACGGCGTTTCTGGGCGTCACTGTGATGTTTGAACTGCTTTGCGTCATGGCACCGATGATCGCCGTGCGGTGA